ttacgtaatttctctacttccagggacagaaacgCAGCACTGAGTCTTTGGGTATATTACATGCAAAGAagtcaaaatgcaaagaaaaagtgatgatgcggtggaaagtggacattgttgcagtttgtttatgacgcgGAGCTCAAGTGTGTCAAGGCGGTTTTACAGgcaagagaacgtagctactctggtaaGCAGACACGacttctcccatttgcctcatcttacCTTTTCCACTGGGaagcgaaaaaaaaaattgcacttttcacaactgctttgatgattacagccaaaaacaaagcagtacaccattttcccgttagATTGGCGCcgtttgtgggaagagactaatacctgggtggagtgtgggagtgtcagcggAAACCATGTTAAAGCAGCACGTCCTTGAGGTGACAgcaagtatgcttttaagtttaccgagctgggctgaatggtttgtgctgaaactcccacactccacccaggGGTTCACTGCCGCAATCGTGCCGGCTGTCCCCATGTGGTTAAATTCCGAGATACCAcgtaggggttcaaatgagactgcgctgccctgttTACATCAAAGTCACATTTGACAAAAGTTtttctgggaatgtttgtgtgtcttgtgtttaccatgtggctgcacacaCCACACGCTGTACAACAACCTgttaaatcagatttttttaattGCCATGGGTGGTCTCAGGTATTAAATCtcaccgtgtgaaccaggcataacaGACAGGTGTGCAAGCCATTAGCATCACCTACATATGCATTTTGTTAATAAGGGtcatcaaaattcaaatgtgccgtGTCAAAGAAATGTGCATCATCCTTAAAAGCAAGTTGGTAGGTCAACTTGAACTCTAGATCAACCTCAGAAATCTTAAGATTTTTAGTCATTTTTGATTTGGTACCTTGCAGAGGATGGACTCCACTCTGTAGGGGTTGAACCCCATCTGACACTTCCGGCAGAGCTGCTTATAGTACACCTGACAAAACGATGTGTAGTTATATTACATCAAACCCCAAAACGTGCATCAACACTGTCCACCTTGACACTACCTTACTGGTTCCAGAGACGCACCACACGTATGCACTCTCCCACCGGATGTTGCACtttttacagtggaaaaagccatACCGCTGTTCCAGGAACTGAAATACAAAGTTTTCAGAGCAGCAACTTTCAACTAGTCAATTAAATATCACAACAGCACAGCCAGCCATACCAGGTCAGATTAGAATCAAGACAGCTCTTCAATCTGCAGAAGGGTTCCAACAAGCCTTCCTTCTCAATATAGGGAGAGACTAAAAGGAAGCCAGTGTTTTGTCTGAGATAATGGTACGCCATTGAGTGGCCCCAAATATTAGCCACTTTAAAAATGAGTTTATAGGACACATGCAACAATTCTAGCCCTTTGCCCACAATTATTTTTTGAGTGTTAGATTTACCATTTTTGAATTTCACCACGTTCTGACTCCTGGATAGTTGTTCGATGAGGAAAATCTTTTTAATCATGCTAGTTTACCAAATCAGACTGGGGGAACGTAAAATCTCACATTATGAGAGTGATGTGAGCTAGCTCGTGGGTATAACAGAAACTGGGGCTATGATAGGACCAGATCCCTCAGGGCTGTGGTACTTGTGAGAAACTGAGGCATAAAGTGTTAATATAGTTGCTGCTTAAAGAGGGGATTCCTAATAACGCCACCTATTCCCtaaactggacttaatgactacaggcctgtggctctcacatctgtagtcatgaagaccttcgaacgcctggttttatcccacctgaagtccatcaccgaccccctcctggaccccctgcagtttgcctacagagccaacaggtctgtagacgatgccataaacctggccctgcactccatcctgcagcacctggactccccaggaacctacgctaggatcctgtttgtggacttcagctgtgCATTCAACACCagccttccggctttgctccaggacaagctttctctgctccacgtgcccgactccacctgcaggtggatcacacacttcctgacggaccggcgtcagcatgtgaggctgggaaagaatgtctcgaacactcgggctctcagcacaggatctccacagggctgtgtcctttcccctctgctcttctccctgtacactaactgctgcacctccagccacgactccgtaaagctcatcaagtttgcggacgacaccaccctcatcggactcatttcggatggggatgagtctgcctacaggagggaggtggactggctggtgacctggtgtagcagcaacaacttggagctcaacgcccagaaaacagtggagatgatcgtggacttcaggaaagccacagcccccccaccctccctcgccctcaccaacagccccatcaccactgtggactgtcaccgccatcacccaggacctcaagtgggagtcaaccatcagctccctcatcaagaaggcccagcagaggatgtacttcctgcagcagctgaagaaggccaagctgcctgtccagctgatggtgcagttctacacagccatcgagtccatcctctgctcctccatcacggtgtggtacgccagggccacagccagggacagacagactgcagcgcattgtggcctctgctgagaaggtgatcggctgtagcctttcATCgttccacgacctgcacgtctccaggactctgggccgagcaggtcggatcacagccgtctattcaaaccactcccctcgggcaggaggctacggtccatttggaccagaacctcccgccataagaacagtttcttcccctctgccgttagactcatgaactcctcataactcagtcactttATCATAGGTCACTTtaaacaatgtactttggttttaattgcactcctcccactgcactgttttttttatgtttctctttCTGTTGCACAGCCTTTCATGTGTCATTTtttcttatattttgtcttattttggcacatattgtatattttatcttagcattttatattgcaccattatatcgaagcaaattcctagtctgtgaatcctgttcattggcaatggcaataaacttctgattCTGAACTCCAGGTACATCTGGAATTGAGTCAGGAGAGGCAATCAGTGTAAAATCTGACTGTGGATTTGTGGTGACTGAGAAAACCTGGGGAACCAAGAAATAAGTTTAAATAATTATGAAATTCTTGAGGGGGCTACCGCCCCTAAAGAGCCTCTTACTAGAGCCGCCTGTGTAATTCTCTGGAGCCACTTCGACAGAttgtgaaataaagaaaaaaaatattagcaAATATATAGTGAAACTGAAATAACTAATAGTTTTAGAAATGCTTTAAACAGACTCTTAACTCCAAAACCCACCTGAAGCTTTGAGGCCTTTGATGCCTGATAGGTGGTCTTTGTGTTCTTCCTGGGGTCGTTCTGATCCGGATCAGCGTCAGACTCCTGGTCAGCGTCTTCAGGAGGTTCTCTGCCTGCGGCCTCGCTGAGTTTATTCACGAAGGTTCTGCGGTCAAAAACAGGGGAGTAGATGGAAACGGGTCTGAGGAAGCGGGGGGTGCTGGGCGGGTCCGGACTCCTCGGGGTGTCTGAGGGAAGCGGGGCTTCGTCCTCCTTGTAGAAAAGTGTCTTGGGGCCCAGGGTGCACTGGACGGTTTTGTCCACTTTGGCGTTCACCTGCACGCCGCACTCTCTGGTGGCGGTCTTTCTGAGGGGCGGAGCTACAGCGGGGCTCACCTGCGACAGGATGGCCTTACACAGCTCCAGGTACCCGAGACCCTGCGGGGTCACGAACCGGCCCTCCTTCTTCCCCCAGCTGCTGCCCTGAACCAGGGGCCCACGGACCGGACTGATACCGAAGGGTGGGAAGGAGGTCAGGAACCCCTCCATCCTGGAGCCAGGAAACCAGgcacagcgcctcctgctggGATTTATGGCGAATTAGTGACGTCAGCACTGATTGCTTAAGTGATAACAGGAGTGAATAGTTCTTTTTGTTCATTAaggagcaaataaataaataaaatcttggagTGAATGTGACAaattatattaaatagcattaaatACTGTGGAAAAAATCGTATGAACTTGTATTTTTCTTATATTCATTAGAGGAAAAAATACTGCTGCTATGAAGTTTTTATTTCAAATTCATTTTGAGAGATTATCTGTGTTTGAATCGAAAAGAACCAGAATTAAAGAATTAAATTCCTACCAACTTTCTAAAAATAGTACCAATCttgtacatttttgtttttattatataaCTCATCGAGTCTCTGAGTCTTCAAAATAATTTTCGTGCAATGTTTAAGAatttataaaatacaaaaaaaaaaaaaaaaaaaaatgttgaaattgaaagATCTTAAGTATGTTATCTATCATGttataaaaatgtccacagaaacACAAAACTTATCACTTTTTTAGTTTCTGTATTCTTAAAttcctgtacagcactttgtgattttatcttggaaaaaaaaactttacttacttacactATTTAACATGCGTGGAGGTAAGTTTCACATCGacaaaatattataaataaataaataaataatattttattaAGGAGTTTTAAAATGCTCATTCCGTTAATCAGATCAATAACAAGAAATGTTTTGAACTAccataatttaaaataaattaaatttatgtGTCACAGAAAGTAGTTTTTTTCCCTATAAATTATTTAACTTGCTGTTTAAGATTTTGTTTTCTTCCTgacaaatttcatttcattttttaaaatgatttgCTTATTAGAAAATttgtttttcagaaaaaaaatgtttgtttttacttgttCCTTTTTCTATgaactgttattttattttatttgtaataaagtttttaaaaagtgatCATGTGCATTCATTTTGCATCATTATTTTGTCTCAAAATTACATTTCCTGTTGCACAGTTCTGAAAGATCGGGCATTGGCTgtgtatacaaacattttcagtcAAAGTCCAATCAGTTAGATCTTTGGCTGCAGTACACTTGAGTGTTGCATCGTTTTTCTCTGTGTCACACTTTGGCAATACACCATCGTACAATAATGGAAATGTTAAGGGATTTTTTTCACCATATTTTCATCATAGGAAATAATATATTATATGGGCTGACTTTTCTCTGcggtgacatacatgtctctgggtcctcagccttctgggaagagcttgtggagtcatgagtGTCACTGGACAGCAGTGTTTGGGGATGAGGATAACTTTGCATATAGCTGAAACACTCCTGCACTCATATCCTGCAGAATTGCACTTTGCTCTAGCACTTTACTGCTGTTTGCACCTTACTATTTTCAAACTACATGTTGTTAGTTATGTTATAATTAGTTATGCGATGTTGTCTTGTTTGTCTGGCTGTTGAAGCCTGTTGACTGAGAAGCACTAAAAGAAATGTCATTGTACaccgtataatgacaataaagtgtCCAAATCTAAATGGAACACAGGTCCAGTTCTttcgggtcctggtgctgcctgtcttgtatggttgtgagattaaccagtgacctaaggtgatgtccGGATATCTTTGGTATTGTCTCCAAAGGATCGTTGAGTGGAATGACTTTGTAGCAAACTAGACGTTACTAAGAGAAACTAGGATGAGGAaggtcacttgcattgtgaacgtgtgtcagctacgacattttggccttgtggcccgtttctctgtgcacgatccagcacacaagtgcctgaGTGTTGCAGACCCCAGTAGCTGCAGAAAGCCAAGGAGACCCCTGTGTTTCACCTGGCTACTTTAGAGATGggggaatggaccggttgtctgcctgggtggttcctatccaggacccaaggtggttccatggtgttgtggatgctccCAAATTTGACTTGACTTGAAATTATATATTTAATTGTGAAATTTATGGTAttgatattgtgtatttatatttgcaaactgtttttcttttttactttcacttttgatactttgtgtgcttcttaccctgtgtgcttctaTACAAtggtgctggaacctcagtttccctgggggagtcttcccaagagattaaTAACGTTCTATCTAATCTGATCTAATCTAAATAATAAGGCATGTGGTTGAAATTGAGAATATATACATTTCATGGTTAATtcacattaaaataataaatgcacaAAAGTTTCGCGAAATACTGGAATACACAAAACTGGAAATTGCAGAATTTGTGAATTTACTGGATGGATTTTGTGGGAgggtagcacggtggcttagtggttagcactgttgcctcacacagcgagaaggttgtgggttcgattcccgtagcctttctgtgtggagtttgcatgttttccccgtgtttgcgtgggttttctccgggtgcatccaaagacatgcgcaaAGACATGCGGGCTAGGTGGATTGGGAggctaggtggattgggatctttaaaattgtccgtaggtgtgggtgtgtctgtgtttgtctatttgtggccctgcgacagactagcgtcctgtcctgggtgtaccccgcctcgcgctctatgattgctgggatagtttccagccccccgcgacccttaattggactaagcggtagaagatggatggattttgtgggaattttttttttttttaacttaatccTCATTACAAGAGGAAGCATGAAGGGTGTATATGAGACCGCCCTGTAGGTGGCGCTGCGCACTCACTGATGGCCTGTTACCCGTGGGCTCGCACGAATCTATACATATTGGCGCCATTTTGGAGCTAGGAGGGGGAACGGAGCCGCAGAGGAGGATACGATTGACTACAGCTCATCGTTAACAGGTACGAATTTGCGCCAAAGAGCAATTTCTTTTTATACGTGTCTATGAATATTTGCATGTGCTGCTGCACAAATCTGATATAACCCAGGACATGGCCGCGGTGTAGCCGGGTTTTCCAGCGGTGAGAGGCGCAGCGTAGCCCGCTTTGCCCGCCTCTGTTCTCGGCAGCCGTGTCAGACTCACGGCGCTGGCTGATCCGCTGCTGCTTCgaaaaaacaaattaataaataaaatagatagCTGGCACCCTGCTGGTTCTTTAGAGAGTCCTAACGTCCCGGCTGCATGTCCCGAGAGTGGCTCGAAGAGGAATGTACTgtggatataacgttagttagcCGGGGTGATTTGTTGTGTGTCAGTCCGCCCTCTGTCACTAGCTCAGTGCTTAGCTAGCCGCTAAGCTCATAGTAGCTAACTAGATTAGCCTTGGTTAACATTACAGTTACAAGGCTGCCTGTCTTTCATAAGCTGctaatttattgtttttatcaAACATGACTGGGTTCATTTTATGTGATTATTCAGTGTTATAATAACCGCTATGATCGGTAATAATTGCGTTGTGGTTCCCGTTATTATGAGTAGCAGCTTGTAGATGGCACCTAACTGTTGTCATTGCAGACCCATTGTTTCATGCTTAGTAGTGGATTTATTGATAAATCTAAGTTTGTCTGATCGTGTGATCCCTGAAAGCAGGGTGTCTCTGGTCAACACATTTATTACTGGCAACCAAGCAAAACGTGGCTGAAACCTCAGAGTGACAGAGGTGTCAGTGGGTAAAAAGTCAGTTTTACATGTTATCTCTCCGGTGAATGAGGAGAGTTTACGCTCTGACTGACGAGATTTTTATCGACCTGTGTTACTGTTGAATCGTGATGTGATCATCGTCAACACCAGACTGGTAATGAATGACTGTCAGCCTTGAATTTTACAGCATTTAAAATGTTCAGAAATCAATGCAATGATTCATTTTGTTATTGTATTAGTTATTAAAATGTCCAGCGTTatcaacaaggaaaaaaaaatcttttaaacaGTAGTAGGGCTGGGTGACATGGAACCGTCACCCTCTATCCCCATTTGATTTTTATATTTATCACGATATATAAAGTAATAAGGATACGTGTAAAAATGGTATCGAAAACAACCTTTTGAATAATGTTGCTAAAATGTGTTGTAGGTCTCTCACTTCAGCAActactctaataaaattttatgatgtaaattTGAAATATGTGACTTCCTGGCATATGTTAAGTGCTGATGATAGCATTGGTGCTGAGCTTAggtttacagtggcttgcaaaagtattcagccccttagtatttcacacattttaatttgtttatggcatttcaaatacaaaaagtaaaccaggcttctcagtataaaaaattctaaaattagctttcttaaactcaaactgaaactaaatctctacaacctgatataaattaattaaaaatataaaagccaagatgttgGGTTGCATAAGCAATGGTCCCCTTTGGTATAAaacttgtaaataatcagttttattgccagttttcttcagacaagtcaggggatggatatatgaacatttccaagtcagtgaatatgtcttggactttatttacatcagttatgaagaaatacaaacaatatggcactatatggtaaatctgtgtggagtagacagttctgaaaaactgactgtgcaagaaggagaagagtgaggaaagctaccaagacacctagacaacccagaagaagttataggcttctgtggctgtgattggagaaattgtggacagtgcaagttttggattttatatccccagttatacagcttcatggtgaagtggagcagaggaggattttcttaaaaagaagacctgaaagttcacctacaatttgccagaaggtacatctgagatgcaagcctacatttgatgttttaatgaaagaagaccctcctctataccacttcatcatgaagctgtaaaacTGAAGATACAatatatattgagaagcctgatttacattttgtatttgaaacgccataaacaaattaaaatgcatgaaataccaaggggctaaaTACttctgcaagccactgtatatagtCGTGCCAACTGTGTAACTCGCGAGTTGTACTTCTGCTGTCCTTTGAGGAAGGCATTGCTCATGACTTAATAGTTGTTCGGTGCCCAACCTTGGAACTCTGTCAGCCCTAGTGTTGTGTCAAAATGTCATGTAGCGTGCAACAACTGCTTTCGTATTATTATGAAGCTACAAAGACGTTGTTgcaccagtgcaatgtttgttcaGCATACAATTGACACTTTGGATCCCGGGTGAAGAAAACAATGCTATTCCTCTGTAAATAGACTTTTTCACACCCATAACACCCTCATACAATGTGTGTTAAATCTGACTGTTACAACAGAAGCACTTACATTTCTTAAAATTATTAtatgttttgtctgtttgtacatatgtacatgcagcttttatttttgacagttttttttttttatgagccaAGTGTCTGAAATAAAGAAAGATAATTTGATCGTGCTGCCACTTTAGAGACTACATGGATATATAGTTTTAAGCAGGTGATTCATGTGAGTGTCTTGCTTGTTGAAATAGGAGGcagttctctctttctctctctctgcctctgtgTTAGGGGTGGGGGTGCACTCCGGTGCAGATGTTGGGTGATTCTGTAGCGTTTAACAAATTAGAATATTGTCAAAAAGTTGGGAAAAATTTTGTTGGGTATTTGAgagtgaaaattttatatattctagCCTCTTAACATATAAATTAAAAcacttcaagcatttttttttattttgataattacagcctacagctccaaaaaatgggaaaatctcaaattattagaatatttcataagGTTAGTTAAAAggatttataatacagaaatgttgcacttctgaaaagtatgttgatttacaCCCTGAATATTTGGTTAGGTGTCCTTTTGTGTGACTTATAGGCCTTTCACATTGGAGGCATCACAAATcgatctaaaaagcattattttccatGAGACGCGTCTCATCAAAAGCTGATTTTAAAGTGACGCTTCTGCTGGGAGTGCGCATTGCCGTTTGTCAACAGGCtgccgtggtcaaagttcaaccaaatccaactttcaccgctctgagctgtgatgtagcttcacattgtccaatagaaacgatgcgtcaggccaaaacacagaagactagtggcagaaaccactgatctgtacaaaacggaaacgtgtcacaggactgctcatttatagagagcagttttctgaagaaaaatccttgcaatttttttttttttacctcaaattaatttctgattactgtatataaaaaaagtttagaacacttaattaaatttaattaaaatagtaaaaaaaaaaaaaaaaaattcattagaaacctttcttcatctgtaaattaaaaccataacttacctgttatttcttgtttaacataaggaactttggacatttatttttagacaaataaaatggcatgcaaatttgtacattttttaagactggtagattattcatatctcatttcaaccagaaaaacagacactataaataaataaatacaaatgtttgttATAAATgtaacaggagataatttaataATGACTGAAATGTGATTGTTAATGCAACATAAGcctcatgatgaaataattttttaaatttagtcatttcaacatttaattatgtcctcattgactatgtgattgctttgaATGTTGCAATCAGGACAGAGcattttctaaaatatgaatttgacaatTATAGTGATTGTGAGagttttaaaattatgcacaatcagggtagggcttcttctacctgtgcaaatgtcttttgactgaactttggacttcatggacatgtttaatgatctattcatttaatgttaaaatataaactgaaacagctttttaaaaataataaaatagttgcttttTTAAAAGCAGATGTTGATTTGCTGGATTCTCAGGCCATTTAATTTAACCTGATGAAAATCTCTGCAGCTTCGACCTCTGGAGTTTTAAAGACACTTtcacacattttgaagagcagagatgttttcatccaactggacttcaggttttggcaTTCAGCTCATCAGTTGAAGTTTTTGAAgtgtgtctgcacagcaaatattcctgattgtgtgacaaaaaaatcttaaaatgtatattaaaaaacactaaacagttaaaaacactacaaatactccccccccccccccccccccccccgaaaaaagtCATTGAAAGTTGAGTTTTTATGGTCTCAGAATTAACAAAAATGCTGCAACtttatttggttaaaaaaaataattatttacagGTTAAATggtgattctgcagctaaaaggctaagctaatgttagccgaacATTAAACCTTCAGAAGTGCACGTCACAATTTAATTTTTCAATTATTCGCACCGAAGACAAATTTGCAGGAGTAACCTCTGTTGCTTAAACTGGGTGTTTTTTATATATTCCAAAGTGAggaatttcagactgagtgggtctgtTCCATCACCCCGGGTGCCTGTCTCTGTCTGCCCAGGGATGAGACCTGAACCTCGGCTGCTCCTGTCGGGTTGGCCCACTGCTGCAGTTCGatggatatcccaccaagtcgtcagtcctcccttacCTCACCTTACCTTccaccccctcattaccccatccccgtagagacggtgcctgctcccagaccaccaataaccagcaaaaatctatttaagcataaaaattcaaaaagaaaaaataatatagcaccttcaactgcaccacagactaaaacagttaaatgtggtctattaaacattagatctctctcttctaagtccctgttagtaaatgatataataatttatcaacatattgatttattctgccttacagaaacctggttacagcaggatgaatatgttagtttaaatgagtcaacacccccgagtcacactaactgtcagaacgctcgtagcacggtccaaggcggaggattagcagcaatcttccactccagcttattaattaatcaaaaacccagacagagctttaattcatttgaaagcttgactcttagtcttgtccatccaaattggaagtcccaaaaaccagttttatttgttgttatctatcgtccacctggtcgttactgtgagtttctctgtgaattttcggaccttttgtctgacttagtgcttagctcagataagataattatagtgggcgattttaacatccacacagatgctgagaatgacagcctcaacactttatttaatctattgttagactcgattggctttgctcaaaatgtaaatgagtccacccaccactttaatcataccttagatcttgttctgacttatggtatggaaatagaagacttaacagtattccctagttacaaacagagcaatgtagtgtattctatcagatgtcaggaaaactgtaacgaacactacataggtgagactaagcaacctttacacaaaaggctataccagcaccgcagagagggcgccagtggacctcagtctgcaggtcatctccaccttaaagacactaaccacatgtttgaggacaaggaagttaaaatattagtcagagagaagaaatggtttgagagaggggtcaaggaggcattctttgtgaaacgtttgaaacctagccttaaccggggagggggtctgagacacgctttatccactgtttataatggggtactcaggtcaaagcagtttcagtcttttgttcatggtgatgagtcattcacgtcatcagcagagttgtcaagggagccatcaggagagggacagctgccctgtcattaggagggtgttaactagagcacaataggtgctaattagagctattgtttagtcaccagcctatagcagtctgcctctcggtaggaggggtctggttaggtttaaaactccagcttttgtgacttcttgattattcttctctacaagagtcaagacagaagtcagaccaccagagcaagaattttagctgaggaagcttctgcgatttgaagcgaaacgtcctcgcgtcaagcaacccagtccagtcgaagattcaagcttctctactatggaaaccacctggacaactgagagcctacacagaaaccagctatcttagctaattataggccaatctccaaccttccttttctctcaaaaattcttgaaagggtagttgtaaaacagctaact
This genomic window from Thalassophryne amazonica chromosome 9, fThaAma1.1, whole genome shotgun sequence contains:
- the zar1l gene encoding ZAR1-like protein, coding for MEGFLTSFPPFGISPVRGPLVQGSSWGKKEGRFVTPQGLGYLELCKAILSQVSPAVAPPLRKTATRECGVQVNAKVDKTVQCTLGPKTLFYKEDEAPLPSDTPRSPDPPSTPRFLRPVSIYSPVFDRRTFVNKLSEAAGREPPEDADQESDADPDQNDPRKNTKTTYQASKASKLQFLEQRYGFFHCKKCNIRWESAYVWCVSGTSKVYYKQLCRKCQMGFNPYRVESILCKGCSQTCCSCEKKLRHINMKRPHRQDLCCRCKGMRLSCDATYSFKYII